The following DNA comes from Erigeron canadensis isolate Cc75 chromosome 3, C_canadensis_v1, whole genome shotgun sequence.
AAAATGCCATTCATAGCTTTAGTTATGATATCTGACATATAAGGTACAATATTACAATCTCAGTGAGGCAATGATCAACCCCCTTAGATCATTGCCAGTGGCAATCAGATGAATGAGACAAGGTCAATAGGTGTAACACCTTGGTAGTGGGAGaagataaagataaacaaaTCACTTACGTCACCTGCTGTTATAGGACTATATGTACACCTTATAAACTCCAATTACATTCTCATTTAGGATATTGAAGTTTCTACAATTTCTAATTGTCACTAAAAAGATGCAATCTACTGCTTCTCAATTTCAGGCAGAATAGATGATCTGATAGAGGAAATAGTTACACCAGAACTTACTCTGAATCGGATTGTTCATCACCATCTGCTTCTTCTGCAAAATTAGTATTGGCTGCTGCATGCCTTGCTCGGTTCAAATCTTCAGGGGGTATATATCCAACAACATCTCGATCTTGTCCTCTTACTAGATCATTTTCATTATCTTGTCCACCAGTATCCTCAGGTCTAGGCAATAAATAATCAGTTAAACCAAGGGCCCAGCCAGCTGCAGTAAACCAATAGTGCAGAAGTGACTTAATAGTCGCACGCAGCTTAAAATGCTCAACGGCAAAAGGAATGCAAATTTGGAAGAGAAGCATGTCAGCAGGAATCTCCGTGAATGGGTCAGATACTctgcaaaatatataatatcactACATAAACAGATCTGCCAGATGGAATAGCACTGCATATAGCAAAAACTACCAGGCACAGGAAGTAGTCTTACGATATATCAAGCGGAAAGATAGACGGAGCCATGCGCATTGCAAGTTTAACAGGCAAAAATACCAGCATTACAATTAAGCTCCCATATACAGCAACCGACAAAAGAACCCTGCGTGCATGCTTGTGCACAGGATCATCAATTAGATCTCTAAATGGATTGTAGTTAGGGTCAGCTGGATCTCGCAGGAAATAAAGGACTCCATTGCGCAGAACCTGCCATATACATAAAGAGGTCCGGAAATTGGAGCACtgaacattaaaaataaaatagtaatgGGCTAGTGCCTAGTAGATTATATTACCCCTCTAAGAAGACTGACAAATATGGATATTTGTAGCATGTAGACAATCCCTACAACCCAATGAATCAATGAGCTTGCGAGTGGAGAAACAGAAAAGAAGTCAACTCTTTCACCAATTGACTTTCCAAACATCCTTATTGTACAAACATCTAGCCACCATCCACACATTAGAGGGAAGACTCCCAGTTCAATGACCAAAAGAAATGCAACCTTTATCATAGTCATTAAATGTCTCATTGCGGCCAAAAACTGCCTGAACAGTGAAGGGATTGTCTCAGCAATTGAAGCAATACCATAGAATCTTCCCAAAGTCAATGGTTCCCCCCTGGTGTACCTAACCAGTGCTACAACTCCAAGATAAAAGATAATTACTGAGAAAATGAACATATAGCCAACTGCAAGAGTTGTAGCATCAGAGAGCCGTGATACCCCAGAAATTGCCCCTTTTAGAAACTCCACTGAAACTAGATTTGTAACATTGTTTGGTGACTCATTAAGTCCAGTGGCATTCACGTTTATCATATCCGCAGAACTTTTCTCAGATGCCAAATCTGTGACTGCAGTCAACGCATTCTTTAATGTAATATTGGCCAAAGAAAGGGCATGCTCAGTAAGTGGTACAACAGTCGATAACATTGGGGTAGTAGCAGATGATAAAACCCATGATAGATGGTAGAGAATAAATCGTCCTAGGTGGAAAGGCACAAGTACTACAACACCAAGAAATATCATGTTGCTTGCAAGAACCTGCAACATATACATACAGTAAAAAATGAACATGTAAAATTTTGGATTATGGGGTGAAAAACGAAGAAgataacatatacatacagtAAAAAATGAACATGTAAAATTTTGGGCGGGTAGAAACTGGCCATTGATTTAATTCGACACTTCTTGCACAATGTATTTACAGTTTTTATAAAGACACATatatcaaatatgattacaatcATCCTATTATATCACTAACAGTctaattttcttaattaaaatgGATTGGAAAGTTTGTGCTTGGGGACCCATGTGACTTGTTTcctgttctatttatttttacctttttaatcaAGTATAATATGAAAATGGATGTGCTACCTCTACACAACTGTAGGCAATTAGGGATGCCccgtaaaaaaaatgatttataaatttGAATATATGTAATAGAACACGTTTCACTACCCAAGTTATAGTTAAGCAGGCAAAATCGAGTGGAAAGAAATAGTGAAAAAGCCTGAAATAAATTCTTGCAGTAGATTGATATACTCACAGTGAATGCATTTTCCACCAAATGGAAGAGAGGTCCCTGCATGCCAACCAGCTCATCAAAAGGGACATCCTCTGCACCATCTCCATCATCCAAACCATCAAACATCTGTTCAACATGTGCCTCAAGACGAGCTGCTTGCATCTCCCACCTTGCTGCAACATTTTCTGCATTCCTCCTGATCATCTGACCAGCCCCACCAATGCCTCGTCCTCCAACATCTTCAACATTCCCATCACCAATAAGATTCCGATTGGCTTGTGCAGGTTGTCTTCTAGCTACACGAGCACCGTTCCTCTCTCCTTCATCCTCTCTGTCCGCTTCCGCGCCTCCAAGTTCGCGTATGTGTCTGAAATAGTCCCGCAAAGATGTGGCACCGAGAAAAATAAATACTATGCTTGCTGAGAGTAAAAACCCATGAAGACAGTCTGTAAGAATAAATGTGGTAGAGATATGACTCAAGAACAGTCTCTGAGCTTCTCCAAAACTCCTAACAAATGAGAAGCGCCATATCCAGAAGGTAATATGTGGTATGATCAAGAGCCATACAGAAAGCACAAAACTGAGTCTCGCGAAGAATTTCACCACGTTATAGGCTTTCATTGCCATCCCAATGATAAATTCCTGAAAAGGAAGCCTTGATGGAGCATTCTCAGCATACACAGGAGAGAATGAAAAGGGATGCTTACAGACCTGCAGTACATGAAGACAACACCAATGAAATTCATAGTTCATACACCAAATACTTATAcacaacaaaaaatttaaatcaaaCTTCGATGCGAGCAACTTCGCTATCAGATACGGTAAGATCTACTGATCTACAAAAGCATCAGATAAGAACACCCACACATAACTCTAGGCATTAACAAAAAGATGAATTTATTGGGAAGTATTGAAGAGTAGAGGAAAAGAGTGTTCATGACGACTGGTATAGAACAGGGATCTTAAATTTTCAGTTTCTCACTACCACAGGTTTCTTGAAACAGGTCAAGGCACAAACTCGCTTCTTACAGTTCAAAATGTACTGCAGAAAAGTATGAGAAGTACGTTCATTATGCTAAAAAATGACATTTCACTAAAATAAGAAGCAACAAGAAGATAAGAAGGCCACCAATGACAACACGTCAACAAGATTAGCAGAGTCATCTGATATGAACATCAAATCTCTTATATCAGAAGCTGACACCAACACAAAAGCTCTTTAGCAAAAATAGCATAAGCTGGGTACAAAGGACATCTAGGTATTCTCAAACTCAACTTTAATTTGATGGCTGCACCCACAGTTCAGTCTGACAGATGTCAACGTTTTTCAATGGTTGCAAATGCACTATTCCCAAAAGGTTATCATATATAGGCAGTGTGAATAACGGTCTGATCAACCATCCCAGATCCATGTAGCATCATATCAAGTTAACCCACAATAAAAACTCCGTCTTAAGATCCGACCCAGCAGGAAACACACTCTAAATTTTGCCCTCCTTGATTCTTTTCCTGGTACCCCCTTAGCTAAAACATAAAGAATCAGATATATTGGCCTTAACTTGCTTTGATAATCTACCATGCAAAAACTAAAGTGGGCATACCTCTCCAGACCCAAGTACTAAACAATTCTTCCAACTCATTTATTAGAAGCTTAACTAATCTTATCATATATATCACAGCCAAACCACATTTCAATTACTAGAGACAGTTGATGGTCATTATATCAAGTTCCCTAGCTAAAAGCCTTGTcgcatatatataacaatattaacagctttttatttgtttgtaacaCACATAAGGTGTCAATAGCAAATCAACTTTTCCGCAATGTCCATCTTGGCAATTATAAGGTTTTTTCGCAGTCAAGTTCCggaattttaactttatttaaccAACTACAGCCTAATTTTTACAATTTAAGCTGCTACTATCGTGATGTGGCAAAAGATACCTTTTTAACAAGCGGCCGATAATGACCAGCTATTAGAGGTTAATAAACTAAGCTTTAGCAGGTCAAACAAAGTTGTAATTAGCTAAACGaacgaaaataaaaaaacctaatAATTACCAAGACATCTATTCAGGACAAAAGTTATAGCCAATTTACTCAAGAGTTAATAAATACAACAATTAAAGTTTAATCTCACCTAATCATTTCAAAAAATCTACTTTACTAataatttaataagaaaataaaattatatatatatataaaattagaaaGAGATGTAAAAAAACCTCGCAGTGACGAGCGTTACTATGATTAAGCCACTGTAAAAGACAATCCTGATGAACAAATTTAATACTTCCGCTACAAGCACACGGATACCGCAGCGGATTATCGTCGTCACCAGGATTCCGGCAGATCCGGCAAACATCTCCGTCTTCATCTTCGTCatcataatcattattattgttattattattattagtatttaaaACAGCAGTTGAAGCGCAAGGACCTGATGCTGAAGAAGACGGTGATGAATCCGGTATGATTGCGATTCCGTCGTCTGCCGGCGGTGCGATCTCCATTTGGCGGTAACCGGAGATAGGTTTAGGATTTTTAACgcgtttatttatataattttaatttaatattttgtgcgtgtatatgtgtgtgtggaattaaaaaaagtttttgggGTAATTTTATTTGGGGATTGTTTGGCGGTGGATGGAGGGGAGATTTTGGTACGACTTGTATACGgtgtgattttaatttaatgatacGTTACGAAAACGGTAGGAAAGTTATACCACTCGTAATAATTCGTAAATAGTCAATACTAGAGTACTAGtcatcattttattcttttattacattatatatatatatggctatcactacaaagagaaaaaaataagattacTTTTGATCTAAGccattaaaaataaacctaCAAATCAATCTCCACCATCTAAATTGAAAGTCAACTATGATATCTAATTATGGTAAatcttttttgatatttaatgtaactattattattttacttgAAGTTAgttattaactttttaagaaTGTTCTAATGATAGGTAGAGGTAACAAAAGCTTATGAGAAAAACATTCCAGCATGCCTGGGTTAACAAATGCATAACATTCTAACATAGATATTGTATATAGGATTTCATTAATATTTATGATGTTTTTAGTGTATAGatagaaaacataaactttaaGACTTTAACTAAGttttagggtatgtttggtagAAAAGATTCGAGCTAGGACTGTAGCTAGGAGTTTGGAGCTAAAGCTTGATGATGTGGCTAGGAGCTAGAACTTCTATTTCAACCATTCTTAcacaatgttttattttaaagacattTTAGGGGCTTTTGGGAGCTTTTTCGAGCTGAGACTTTTAATCTCAAATGCACATCCAAACAAGTCTATCTTCTTTAAAagagttattttttaaaaccttaGGATTTTGAATCTCCTAATTAAAACCCCCCCTAAAATCctcatacatgtttttttttcctgaataTAATGGTCTTACGTTTTAACAGTTTATGATAAAAATCAACACTATTAGTAGTATGATacaatgtaataataataaaagaaaagaataaaaatggaaGGGATAGTGAttgtatatgttaaaaaaagatAGTGATTGTATTAAAGGACCGATGGAGTGTGAggtggaatatatatatatatatatatagggggaagtgagtatgggaTTGTGcttcatctaagcttagatggggaaccactcacatttggtttttataatcatgaaaatcatggggggaccatgtatttgtttttaattcaaacaaataataaagtaTTTGtttgtgaggggttccccatctaagtttagatggggaacaaccccatactcactttttccgtatatatatatatatatatatatttgaacaacGAGTTATTTGTTAGtggttagtagttagcatttgagaCATCACGTATACCTAGGATGAAATTCAGGACTCTCGAACCCTTCCCTCCCTTAATAAttcactcctacaaatgtaaaAAAGTAAGATTCAAACCCTGGTAAAATTTTTCAAGATCCAATACCTTACCAATGGATCACAACTCATTAAATATGATGGTTAAGATCCAGGACCTTAACCATtttatatacttctatatttaTGGTAACAATGATACTCATATTTACAGTatatcaaaaaggtacatatgCTAATTTACGAGGACCATAAGTGTCATAGGCCAAATGGTTTTGTCAGCTTTATTGTAAACTAGGAATTACATGTCTCCCGATGGGCGACCTAAGGTTTTGAAGCGTTTATGTTTATTGGTAGGGAAAAAAACCACAAATTTATGAGCgataaaaaatattgaaaaccaaatgttaaaaaaatacaaaaaaaatatactgaagaaaaccaaaaagacaaaaaagaatatcaaaaccaattgaaaaggttatataaaaaaatgttacatttgaaaaaataataaaaaccaaatgtttaaaaaagtaCGAATGATATataatacaacaaaaaaaattttaaaaaagaaacaaaaaaatagtacataccaaaatatataatattttaaaaagttataaaaaaatattaaatgtaataaaggtataaaaaacaaaatattagaaaagtttaaaaaaccataaattatataaagttagggggttgaaataataaaaaagaaacaggagggacaaaaaagtaaaaaaaaaaaaaagagaggccAAAGTgtcaatatttattattaaatacaaactaaaaaaaaaaggggggggggggttgaacTCGTGACCTCCGGGCATAGACACCAACCACTCTACCAAGTTTGTTCTTTGTTTCATATTTGCTAAatctcttatttatatttaaaatgcagataaagacaaaaaaaatattgttcacATGATACTTCTTTATTATAGTATGTAATAAATTCAAAGATACAATAATTGGATTTGATTCATAACTAAATATTCATATCAAAGTTAATGATAAAATGTTctcgaaaaaaaaataataaactaataataagaacAAATCCTATAAGCTAAAAACAGAATAAAGAATTGACAGCGGCATGGAATGttatatgtttgaaatttgtcaaaagtaaGTGGAGAAACTACATCTTGTGATTTATGTGTGAGAATTGTAAGACACTAGACATGAGTTTTATGGATGTACATTCTGGGTACTAAACTGTACATGGGAACTGAGGGTTTTCacccttttactttttttcattCAATATCAAATGGGTATAAGGCTAAAAggattttaaaaacataaataaaataccgAATCCCTgattatattaagtaaaaagtttaagaaaaaccagataaatatatatagtaagtaaaaggatttcaagaaaacaaaaataaagttaaagagTCCCCGATTATTTTTGGCCTCAATATCTAATAAGTCAGAATTTAGCGGCTCTAGGTCCAGGTTTGGGAGTGAGAATTTTAATCGGGTTCGAATTTGAAATTACCTAAATACGACCCATTGGTAAGGATAGGGGTAATGTGGTAGAATTATTATccttcaaatttaataatttaagacCTGCTTATATGCTTTATAGCAATGCTGTCAATCAGGTAGATTCAGGTGTAATTGGTGGGTTGAGAATCTTTGGCCCAAACCCAATCCATTAAAAGTTTCATGGTAAAAAACTCAATCCAGCGACCCCCTGATTAATACATGGGTTGGCGAGTTGACTTGTCAAATAAAATGGTTTCATTAAAGTAGGCTTAATGTTAATGCATTTAAGTAGGTTGGTTTTAAATCAAGTGAGTCAAATGAGTTGTTTTTTAGGTCAAGTGGGTTGCCAAGTTGGCAGGTGAAATGTTATGGTTTTAGGTAGAGTTTGTCGGTAATAATTAGGATTTTTGGATTGGCGGGTTGGCCTGACAACCTTGGTAGAGTTGGGGAATTAACATAAAGAAAAACTCGAACCCTAACTCGACCcattataaatttcaatttaGAACCTggatgtaacaccccgagctagggctcgaaatattacggaaatcatatagcacaaggagggattatcataggcaactaaatgacattaatgaattcggtgaatccacatcaagtcaaatattcaaacaatgcacaaggagcaaatgaccatcaaagtttacaaaagagaattctagagatggctatcgatcctaagcattaatccaaaagtgggcgaatgaatccttgatccataaagtccatgcccgaatccaaaagctacaccagatcatgcatcacatccttgaaccacctgattacctgaaaagtgttctacaagtcaacacgaggttggtgagttcgtagtggtggcccaagatTAACCACCGACCACAACTACATacataaaaacaagaacaatcatcacatacaagtagtcttacacgtcatccaaccaatgcatcactatataacaaccatataagaacaatcaatgcaatgtcaatgccatgatgtgaatgatatgcatgccaaaccaaaatacatataatatgtatggccatcatgccatctatgcaacgatactcacaggtcttcaccatgaccattgtggcatctcaaaaacgtcggcgaatatacgtctataaacccggatgaccaacaccagtgtatacgtctatacctggataaacacatttgtctcaatAGACAAccaattcatctcaagacaaccaacacaatgcaagcccaacaatccatcgatccaacatccaataaccaacaatatgatcaaactatacatacatgcacttgagagggcttgctttcaaagagtcctcgatgtttgtatacagggtgtaccagcggctaaccctccacatctcaaaccttttgaaagcgaagtcgacttccatgtatgtacatctaacctaactataacctttctcaataccaacatacacaaaacatttcaataattcatccatcaatcatcattcaatcaacaaacaactaattcaaacaaataaacacacaatgttcacttttcagcccgaatctcaatagagtagggagatacgaactcaccttgattggcaaaagaggctaatatcgaattaagatgagattataagtgattatagtgctccacgcgtccacaacctagtaatgtatacaagacatgcattattcaccaaagacgattctctaactaggttttagctttggtttatggctttgaaagactttcgggacccatcatggtcgttagggaggtcatgtaatagtttgtaacccaaatgaagtcgccccaaggtcgcctcattctcaaacataagttatatgtttatttagtttatgttaatgtcttgaattaggttccaaaaaggacacccaactttaaacgactcgtttgtcatgtgtagggcaccaataaggtcataagactacattccggaaaggtcgggacgatcctaggatgttagaactaaagctaggaaaaagttaagtgattgaagcccccaactgcgccgcaacttatcgctgcgccgcagctgaaaaacagactcgCGAAGCTGCGgggcagcttaactagctgcgcagcagctgaaaaacagacttGTGAAGCTGCGgggcagcttaactagctgcgcagcagctcacccagttcagcaccagcaacccatttcgacctaaacacaccaaaactaacccataactcatttttgacacccaaaatcgatttgtgatgcatcaaaactcaatatgaagcataattaagcatgtttacacatgaataacccaaacccacttcaaaatatttcttcaaaacaccaaactcaagttcaaattcggtttaacccattactaatcctagacaaaccctaattcgacttttggtccgatttgtgacccgaaaatgttttggcacaactagagatacatttactaacatgaagtgaaggtcatagagtagaatttacttaccaaaagcttcacaaatcctcaaacccgaattttgattcaaatgaggtcatttcttacactttggaacccaagttttgatatgaagttaaaatggtgataagatttattattcttgcattaactaagcttgaatttccatgaagtatgaattaaattagagagagagagtgaaaggagagtgtgttcttgggagtaaagaagagagagataagaagaataagggaaggaaaggataaggtgggtgggggttgggttgactaaggtgggtcatgggtcaagactttgatccatgggttgacccgtcaacataactaattagttcaaaacccacgacattacatctagcacaccgtcaaccggctcaatgagtatacaattagtcatttaactactataa
Coding sequences within:
- the LOC122590698 gene encoding probable E3 ubiquitin ligase SUD1, whose protein sequence is MEIAPPADDGIAIIPDSSPSSSASGPCASTAVLNTNNNNNNNNDYDDEDEDGDVCRICRNPGDDDNPLRYPCACSGSIKFVHQDCLLQWLNHSNARHCEVCKHPFSFSPVYAENAPSRLPFQEFIIGMAMKAYNVVKFFARLSFVLSVWLLIIPHITFWIWRFSFVRSFGEAQRLFLSHISTTFILTDCLHGFLLSASIVFIFLGATSLRDYFRHIRELGGAEADREDEGERNGARVARRQPAQANRNLIGDGNVEDVGGRGIGGAGQMIRRNAENVAARWEMQAARLEAHVEQMFDGLDDGDGAEDVPFDELVGMQGPLFHLVENAFTVLASNMIFLGVVVLVPFHLGRFILYHLSWVLSSATTPMLSTVVPLTEHALSLANITLKNALTAVTDLASEKSSADMINVNATGLNESPNNVTNLVSVEFLKGAISGVSRLSDATTLAVGYMFIFSVIIFYLGVVALVRYTRGEPLTLGRFYGIASIAETIPSLFRQFLAAMRHLMTMIKVAFLLVIELGVFPLMCGWWLDVCTIRMFGKSIGERVDFFSVSPLASSLIHWVVGIVYMLQISIFVSLLRGVLRNGVLYFLRDPADPNYNPFRDLIDDPVHKHARRVLLSVAVYGSLIVMLVFLPVKLAMRMAPSIFPLDISVSDPFTEIPADMLLFQICIPFAVEHFKLRATIKSLLHYWFTAAGWALGLTDYLLPRPEDTGGQDNENDLVRGQDRDVVGYIPPEDLNRARHAAANTNFAEEADGDEQSDSERYMFVLCIVLLLLAAWMTLLIVNSALIVVPVSLGRVLFNAVPLLPITHGIKCNDIYAFVIGSYVIWTLVAGIRYCMDQIRTRRASVLLGQIWKWCSIAVKSSVLLSIWIFVIPVLIGLLFELLVIVPMRVPVDESPVFLLYQDWALGLIFLKIWTRLVMLDHMMPLMDDSWRVKFERVREDGFSRLQAFWVLREIVVPIIMKLLTALCVPYVLARGVFPVFGYPLVINSAVYRFAWLGCLGLSLLCFCAKRFHVWFTNLHNSIRDDRYLIGRRLHNFGEVNNDRQQEVETSNDDAGDNDVGLRHRRGIPVDG